A stretch of DNA from Microcoleus sp. AS-A8:
GTGGCCAGATAAGGATCAGACACCTCATCGTCCTAAGTCGTGTTTCCTGTCTCATGGGTCAGCACTGAATACGGCAGTGGTTGCACTAGCCGCGACATGACAACCGTTTGTCAGATAATCGGCATGGGGAGTTAAGGCTAGAACTCACGATTGCTCTCGGATGCAGCGTAGTTGGTTTTTAGGGTTTGTTGCTGGAGTTGGGTTGATTCTGGTGGCAAGCTTCCGACTTGTCCGTGTGAAACGATGTGGATAATTGAAACGTTTGTGTGTTGGGTAAGCGCTTCAGCAATTGACGCGACCTCATCTTTTATTGCGTCGAAGAATATCACTTCAACTCC
This window harbors:
- a CDS encoding DUF4347 domain-containing protein, with translation FVELIWIGYLLVNGKNSCQSLMFIDSQVANPDQLNESIAPGVEVIFFDAIKDEVASIAEALTQHTNVSIIHIVSHGQVGSLPPESTQLQQQTLKTNYAASESNREF